CCGCCCAGGGAGAGGCCACGGCGCTCTATATTGCGCGTCTCTTACAGAATAGGCCCGGCGTGCGCGTGACGCGGATCGCGCGGGGGGTGCCGATGGGCTCCGATCTCGAGTTCTCGGACCAGGTGACCCTGGCCCGCGCCCTGAGCGGCCGCAAAGAGATATAACCCCCTCATTTCGAACACATTCTGCTTGACCGCTAATAGAGAAGTGCTAGCGTTCGGTGCAAATCCTGGAAAAGCATCGTCCTATTTGCCGTTGCCATGACACGTGTGGGGTGGATGGGGATCGGTCTAGGCGCCGGCTGAATGCGGGGAGCCAGGGCGGGACACCCCTCCTTCTGCAAGCAGCCGGTCGGCGTCACCATGCCGCAAGGCCCAGGTGTGTCCAAGGAGTAGGGGATCATGGTCAAGGGAAATTGGGCACTCTTCGAGGAGGACTTCTGGTCGATCAATACGGTCCTCCAGAACCTGATTCAGACATCGAGCGCGAAAAGCGTGATGCTGATCGACAAAACCGGTCAGCTCATCAGCTCGATCGGCGAGCCACCCGGATTCGACGTCACCTCGTTTTCCTCCCTTGCCGCCGCGGATTTCGCAGCCAACCAGCAGCTGGCCGAGATGGTCGGCGAATCGGATTTCGCCACGCTCGTCCACCAGGGCGCCAATGAGAGCATGTACCTGTCGATGATCGCGAACCGCGTCATTCTGGTCGTGCTGTTCGACCGGAAGACCTCGCTCGGGCTCGTGCGTCTCAAAGC
This region of Candidatus Eisenbacteria bacterium genomic DNA includes:
- a CDS encoding roadblock/LC7 domain-containing protein, producing MVKGNWALFEEDFWSINTVLQNLIQTSSAKSVMLIDKTGQLISSIGEPPGFDVTSFSSLAAADFAANQQLAEMVGESDFATLVHQGANESMYLSMIANRVILVVLFDRKTSLGLVRLKARRGAEELLSVLNKLFDKLQYKNEDVSSAALGAEFTAEAESEIDSLFKE